TAAATATAATTTTTCTTTATAAACAAAGTTTTTTTAACTTTTCTTTAATAGACGCTGGATGTTTACTTTATTTTCTCTATCCTTTATAGCCTCTCTTTTATCGAAGAGTTTTTTACCTCTGGCTAATGAAATGAGCAACTTCGCTTTCCCATGATTATTGATATACAGCTTCAAAGGTATTATCGTATTGCCAACATCCTTTAACTTTTTTTTAAGTTTTTGCAATTCGTAATGATGCAGTAACAATTTCCGTTCCCTTTTTGTTTTATGATTGTAAAAAGTGCCTAATTTGTACTCATCTATCATCATATTAATGACATACAATTCATCATTTATGAACTGACAAAAGCTTTCTGTGATAGATGCCTTAGAAGAACGCAGAGATTTTATTTCAGTTCCGGTCAATACAATACCAGCCTCATACTCGTCCAAAATCTCATATTCAAAACGAGCACGTTTGTTAAAAATGTTAACTGACTTTTCTATTTTAACTTTCATTAAGTCTAATTTATATAAAATTTAGGATACTTCAGTATCCCAACTTATTTTCGTATTTTTGCACAAATTTACAAAACTATATGTTAACAGTATCTAATATATCTTTACAGTTCGGGAAAAGAGTACTCTTCGACGAAGTTAATATAAAATTTACAAAAGGAAATTGTTATGGTATTATCGGTGCCAATGGTGCCGGAAAATCAACATTCCTTAAAATCTTAAGCGGAAAGCAAGATCCAACTTCAGGACATGTTTCTCTTGAAAACGGAAAAAGAATGTCTGTTCTTGAGCAGGATCACTTTGCTTATGACAATTTCACAGTTCTTGAAACAATTCTTAGAGGTAATAAAAGACTTTTCGAAATCAAAGAAGAGATGGATGCGCTTTATGCTAAAGAAGATTTCTCTGACGAAGATGGAATCAAAGCTGGAGAACTAGGCGTAATCTATGACGAAATGGGTGGATGGAATTCTGAAGCTGACGCACAAACTTTGCTTTCAAACGTTGGAATCACGGAAGATATGCATTATCAGTTAATGAGCGAGTTGGAAAATAAAGACAAAGTAAGAGTTCTTCTTGCTCAGGCTTTATTCGGTAATCCTGATGTTTTGATTCTGGATGAGCCTACCAATGACTTGGATATTGCAACAATTGCCTGGTTGGAAGATTTCTTAGCAGACTATGAGAACACGGTAATTGTAGTTTCTCACGACCGTCACTTCTTGGATACGGTTTGTACACACATCGGAGATTTGGATTATGCAAAATTAAACCTTTATACAGGTAACTACTCTTTCTGGTACCAAGCTTCTCAACTAGCAACAAGACAAAGAGCTCAGGCTAACAAAAAAGCGGAGGACAAGAAAAAAGAATTACAAGATTTCATCGCGCGATTTAGTTCAAACGTAGCAAAAGCAAAACAGGCAACGGCTCGTAAAAAGATGATTGACAAGTTGAATATTGATGACATCAAACCTTCATCAAGAAGATATCCGGCAATTATCTTTGATGTAGAAAGAGAAGTTGGAGACCAGATTCTAGATGTTAAAGGTCTTGAAAAAACCAAAGACGGCGAATTATTATTCTCAAACATAGACCTAAATCTTAAAAAAGGCGACAAAGTAGCTGTTCTTTCTAGAAACTCATTAGCAATTACAGAGTTTTTCGAAATCCTAGCTGGAAATATCGAAGCTGACAAAGGAAATATTGCTTGGGGTGTAACTACAAACCAATCGCATATGCCTTTGGATAATACCAATTTCTTCCAAGACGATTTGAACTTGGTAGATTGGTTAAGACAATTCACGAAGAACGATGAGGAAAGACACGAAGAGTTTATGAGAGGTTTCCTTGGAAGAATGTTATTCTCCGGAGACGAAGCCCTTAAGTCTTGTAAAGTTCTTTCCGGAGGGGAAAAAATGCGTTGTATGTTCAGTAGAATGATGCTTCAGAAAGCGAATGTTCTTTTATTGGATGAGCCAACCAACCACTTAGATTTGGAAAGTATCACCACCTTGAACAACTCTTTGAACAACTTCAAAGGAAACATCTTGTTATCATCTCATGACCACGAATTGTTGGGAACGGTATGTAACAGAATCATCGAGTTGACACCAAAAGGAATCATCGACAGAGATATGACTTACGACGAATATCTTGGAGACAAAAAAATCAAAGAATTGCAAGAGCAGTTATATTCTTAAAGAATTAATTGGGGCGTCTTTATCCGTCCTCCGCTCCCGCTTTTTTGTCTCGTCTCAAGAGACAAGACAAAAAGAGCTCCGCTCAGGCCGGGACGCGCTTCGCAAAATTGAACATTTGTCAACAAAACAAATTTTCGTCAAAAAAATAAATATTAAAAAGCGTTTCATATCGAAACGCTTTTTTTAATTTTAGAGAAATATACCAACCTTATGAATTCTCTAAAATATCTACTATTATTACTGCTGGTTCCATTCCTGGGAATTTCACAGACCAAAGATTCTCGTTATCAGCCAAAACCTTACGTTCAGCTAAAACATCCCGAATGGAGCAAAAACGCCACGATTTACGAAGTCAATATTCGGCAATATACCAAAGAAGGGACTTTCAAAGCATTTGAAAAACATTTACCAAGACTTAAAAAAATGGGCGTTGATATTCTTTGGTTGATGCCGATTCATCCCATTGGGGAAGAACACAGAAAAGGAAAACTAGGAAGTTATTATTCAGTCAAAGATTTCAAAGGTGTGAATCCTGATTTTGGAACTTTGCAGGATTTGAAAAACTTAGTTGATAAAATTCACGCAATGGGAATGTACGTCATCATTGATTGGGTTGGGAATCATTCTGCCTGGGACAATCCTCTGGCAAAAGAACATCCAGATTGGTACACCAAATCCAGAGAAGGCCATTTCCAGCCAACACCTTGGTATGACTGGGATGATGTGATTGACTTCGATTATAACAATCCAGACTTCCGAGAATATATGACTGGTGCGCTGAAATATTGGGTAAAAGAAGCCAATATCGACGGTTACCGATGCGATGTTGCCGGTTTCATTCCGGTTGATTTTTGGGAAAATGCCAGAGAAGAATTGGACCAAATCAAGCCTGTCTTTATGCTCGCCGAATGGGAATCTCGTGATTTGTACAGAAAATCATTTGATATGACTTATTCCTGGTCACTTTGGGATAAACTGAAACTGGCGACAACAGGTGGAAAAGGCGCTAATGCTTTGTACGAATATATGGCGCATGATGTGGGAAGTTTTCCTTACGATTCTTACCGAATGTTGTTCACAGATAATCACGATAAAAATTCTTGGGAAGGCAATCAGTTTTCTAATTTCGGGAAAGGATTAGAAACTGCTATGGCACTTTGCGGAATAGCCAACGGAATGCCTTTGGTCTACAGTGGACAGGAAGCTGGACTGGAAAGAAGCCTTGAGTTTTTTGAGAAGGATGAAATTATGTGGAAAGACCACAAATTTTATGGAATGTATCAGAAATTATTTGATTTGAAACATAAGAATCAAGCGCTCTGGAATGGAAAATGGGGTGGGGAAATGATTCGGATAACTAACAACCAGATGAGTGATGTTTTGTCTTTTTACAGAGAAAAAAATGATGATGCAGTTTTATCGATTTTTAATTTTTCTGATAAAAGTTTAACAACTTCTGTTGATACCAAATATTATTATGGACAGTATAGAGAATTGTTCACGGGAAAGATTTTCAATATCAATTCTGAGAAAACAGTTCTCAATCTGAAACCTTGGGACTATTTGGTTTTGGTAAAGAATTAATCTGGAGCGTAGAATCTTGTGCAGCCCGACCTGAGTGGAGCTCATCCGCTGCAGGCGGATAGCGGGAACGGAGGGCGGAAATAGCTGTCCAAATAAAAATCTTAAATGACTAAAATAAAAAAAGCTGCCTTTCGGCAGCTTTTTTTATTTTGTCAACTTTGCAGTTGGTAAAGTAACAGTTCCGGGATCTTTCCAGAGACCATCTTTCTCCGCTCTTTTCTTGATTGCTTCGGCTCTTTTTCCACTATCAGGATGCGAATTAAACATCTTTTGGAATCCTGATTGCTGGCTGCCTTCTGATAACAAAGCCAATTTTTTGAAAGCGGTGTAAGCTCCTACAACATTGTAACCATTAGACTTCATAAAGTCGTAAGAATAAGTATCAGCTTCCGATTCTTGCTTTTTACTGTGAGACGCATCCATAATTGCATTCGCCATTTGACCTAATTGGCTGTCATTAAGCGTAGCCACCGTTTTTGAAGATGCTGAAGCTGCATCGAGAGCAGCTGCTTTCAAATAAGCAGATTTGATAGCATCTTTTGTATCCTCGTTCTTAACGTGACCAATTT
The genomic region above belongs to Epilithonimonas zeae and contains:
- a CDS encoding ABC-F family ATP-binding cassette domain-containing protein, whose amino-acid sequence is MLTVSNISLQFGKRVLFDEVNIKFTKGNCYGIIGANGAGKSTFLKILSGKQDPTSGHVSLENGKRMSVLEQDHFAYDNFTVLETILRGNKRLFEIKEEMDALYAKEDFSDEDGIKAGELGVIYDEMGGWNSEADAQTLLSNVGITEDMHYQLMSELENKDKVRVLLAQALFGNPDVLILDEPTNDLDIATIAWLEDFLADYENTVIVVSHDRHFLDTVCTHIGDLDYAKLNLYTGNYSFWYQASQLATRQRAQANKKAEDKKKELQDFIARFSSNVAKAKQATARKKMIDKLNIDDIKPSSRRYPAIIFDVEREVGDQILDVKGLEKTKDGELLFSNIDLNLKKGDKVAVLSRNSLAITEFFEILAGNIEADKGNIAWGVTTNQSHMPLDNTNFFQDDLNLVDWLRQFTKNDEERHEEFMRGFLGRMLFSGDEALKSCKVLSGGEKMRCMFSRMMLQKANVLLLDEPTNHLDLESITTLNNSLNNFKGNILLSSHDHELLGTVCNRIIELTPKGIIDRDMTYDEYLGDKKIKELQEQLYS
- a CDS encoding M48 family metallopeptidase, translated to MRKTIISLFLLGTVGFMNAQFNLGNVTKAAGKGVSALTFTNADAIKLSKESVDWMDKNNPVAGPKDPYTVRLNKLFAKHKSQDGLNLNYKVYKVKDINAFACADGSVRVFSSLMDIMTDDELLAVIGHEIGHVKNEDTKDAIKSAYLKAAALDAASASSKTVATLNDSQLGQMANAIMDASHSKKQESEADTYSYDFMKSNGYNVVGAYTAFKKLALLSEGSQQSGFQKMFNSHPDSGKRAEAIKKRAEKDGLWKDPGTVTLPTAKLTK
- the smpB gene encoding SsrA-binding protein SmpB is translated as MKVKIEKSVNIFNKRARFEYEILDEYEAGIVLTGTEIKSLRSSKASITESFCQFINDELYVINMMIDEYKLGTFYNHKTKRERKLLLHHYELQKLKKKLKDVGNTIIPLKLYINNHGKAKLLISLARGKKLFDKREAIKDRENKVNIQRLLKKS
- a CDS encoding alpha-amylase family glycosyl hydrolase — encoded protein: MNSLKYLLLLLLVPFLGISQTKDSRYQPKPYVQLKHPEWSKNATIYEVNIRQYTKEGTFKAFEKHLPRLKKMGVDILWLMPIHPIGEEHRKGKLGSYYSVKDFKGVNPDFGTLQDLKNLVDKIHAMGMYVIIDWVGNHSAWDNPLAKEHPDWYTKSREGHFQPTPWYDWDDVIDFDYNNPDFREYMTGALKYWVKEANIDGYRCDVAGFIPVDFWENAREELDQIKPVFMLAEWESRDLYRKSFDMTYSWSLWDKLKLATTGGKGANALYEYMAHDVGSFPYDSYRMLFTDNHDKNSWEGNQFSNFGKGLETAMALCGIANGMPLVYSGQEAGLERSLEFFEKDEIMWKDHKFYGMYQKLFDLKHKNQALWNGKWGGEMIRITNNQMSDVLSFYREKNDDAVLSIFNFSDKSLTTSVDTKYYYGQYRELFTGKIFNINSEKTVLNLKPWDYLVLVKN